The region aagtaccggtatgtaaGAACAGGGCAGACTATttgagtggatggatggatggatggatgttctctgTTTATTCCCAAAAGTTAAACTATAATTATTTTACTGATACGTTATAGTCACACATACAAACTTGGGATAATTATCAAAAAAAATTTCCGCATCTGCTCGTTGTTTACACCTACTCCTCTGTTTTTATAGCAGATTAATAATGAGGTCAAAGAGTCGAACACCAAACGGCAAGGCTTCCCATAACACAGAGAGGGAATTTGGAGGAACCCTAGGTAAGTGACTTattttgggcgaattcccaaaATAACTCTTGACACAGTTTAGAAATCCCTTGAAACTCATCCATTCAATAGCTGACTTTGAGTGATAGACTGGGTACACCCTCGAATGGTCGCCACAATCATTGGGACGCACATTGACATTCAGCAGAATAATTTGTCTCGGAAAGTCATCTCCTAGTTACAAGCTGTAGTTGTTATTGGACACGATATAAGAGTAAATCCATCACAGCAACTGGATGTGCGTGGGATTTCTGTTTTTCTATTGATCTGAGTGTCCGATTCAATCttctttttagacaaaaaaaaaaatcagtctttgAATACGACAGCTCAAGGCTTCACAGGcttcaaaatgtaaaacaacTGAGGTGAACTGCAGCACTCCCACTGACAACTGAGCTACTCGTTGCATCTGCAATTTGAGATACGTGAATTATTTACAATAAGAATCACTTCTCAGTTACTGTCCGCTTGCATCTGTTTTTCATCCCCAGGGGCCGTTTGCATCCCCGTCCTTCTGCCATTGACGGTGCTTTTCCTGATTTGCGTCAATCGATCTCCCGATGCAGCTCTCCTCCACTGGCCCCCTCCCGTCCCCTCACTTGACCAACTGTGGAACCCTTTGGCTCCCCTCCTCTTGCTGGGCTGGATAGCTCTGCATGCTCTCCTGTATTTGCTACCATTAGGAAAGGTACAACAAGCTCATTATACATGTTCAGGGTGATACAATATAGCATTGGTGAGCTACTGCTACTCAGAGTATAGATGACTGATGATACTTTGAACTATGAGAAGACAATTATCTGAGTACTAGTGAAACAGTTGAtctgttattattttaaatttaaatgtcaTAACTACAGTTCACAAGTGgtttaaccctcatattatgttgaaaaaaatcacattgattatgttgtgggtcattttgacccgtactgtaaaaatccacacaaaatagtcaaaaagcaGGTTACACTAGTAACACCTTTGTTTAAAATGATGTAAACAGAaaagagacagacaacagatttttaatcccaaCAGTATATTTAATGCCTTAAAAGGTTTTAAAATCATCCATTACAATGTTTCTGCAGATATCTGAGGGATTAGTGCTTAGGGATGGAACACGTCTCAAGTATCCCATAAAcggtatgttttttaaaatagatatttgtgtgagtgtatgtgtgtgtgcgtgcactgacaatcattcacattcacaattacaCATACAGACAGTTTAGCATCTTCTATTAATCTAAAGTGTATTTGTGGGCAACGCGGGTAGAAgccggaaaacccacgcaaacggCATGCAAACTCACCGAAGCTCCAAACAGATACTGTATCATGTTTGTGGATGTCTTTTAGTCTACACTTCATGCTAGATCTCTTCAGTTTATTTACTCTGCAACCTCCTACAAACATTACATTTCTAAACAATAGTCTATAACCATGTACAGGTTTTCACTGGAGGCCAACAACGTTTATTATGTTTGTTTCTCTCTTGCAGGTTTTCATAGCTTGTGCATCAGCGGCGCATTGCTGATGTTGCTTCTGATGTTCAAGGCTCCTTTGGGGCATCTGTTCGAGATGATGTTGCCTCTGGCTGTGTGTGCAATAGGAGTGTCCTTCATGCTCTCTGCCTATCTCTACTTTTCTTCCTTTTGGGCTCCTCCTCATGATCTTGCTTTGGGGGGCAACACAGGTGAGAGAACAAAAGGTTCATCGTTTGATAAGGAAGAAGTGCCAAGTTCCAAGTGCCGCTGTCAATGTTACTGTTCTTTCTCCCACTCTGTGCTGAAGAGTTCAGCTGTTCCCTCAGGTACCTGGTAGAGATGAGATGTATAAAGCTCTTGTTGAGATCAGCAGAACGTCCCCCATATCTAACAGTTTGGATTTGCAGCCAGTACGCTAAGTTGTTTTGCTGTATCCTGGTTGCAGTAGCTGAACTGAGAGAGATGTTTGTCCCTTTGAAGTATCTGAACAAGTCAACCGACATATAAAAACAATTTTAGTACTATGCAGTGCCTTTCTGAACAGGTCTTGTTTCTCTTTAGAGCGCGATGGTTATGTAATGTTGCGGTCCTAGAGTGTGATccaggggtttaaaaaaaaacattcttgcaTGCACCTTTGAGACATATAAAGCAaaactttttatttgattttttttttccaggaaatcCACTGTATGACTTCTTCATTGGACGGGAGCTGAACCCTCGTAtaggtcattttgacctgaaATATTTCTGTGAGCTCAGACCAGGTCTGATTGGCTGGGTAAGTAGAACGAAGAGAACCACTTGTCATTTTTGTTACTTGTCGTCATCAAAGCCAATATCTACATGACAAATTAATTGAATACTTCCAAGGGAACTCATTAGCTGCACAGTGCCAAATATTATTGCGTCTTCTGACTGCTATTTGAGGCTACTGCCGTTAGATGGCGATGTTGTACAACACGCCCAATTTGAAACGAtgattaccggtatatatttttttaaattcaaactgACAGAATCACAAATTGGAATTCTTGCCATGCTGACCAAGAGCATTTGATTTAGGCGAATATTTTGAAGCACCTGTGAATTACCAATAAGCATTCAAAATATTGAGTGTTTGTTAGGACACCACACACTGATTCATTCTGTAAGTAACTTATACTTTTCATGAGATGATGCCTAACTTCATTTTATGGGCTTACAGTAAAAACAGTCAGGGCTTGGCCTATTAGATCATTTTAGAGTGAGTTGTGTAGGAGAGAACATAAAAACCTCCCACCCAAGTGTGTGTGGGAGATTTTGGTTGAATGTCTGACAGTACTTACTTGACAACATCTTTTCCTTGCTAAGTACTTTTCACCGCCTGTAAATTACTGTCCATTTATATTCATGACTGGCCCGCAACACAATCGCTCGCTATACAGACCAGTTGGCTAAATTCTGTGATTTAACCTCTCTCTCATAATCTGTTTGTTTCCAATTGAGTTGTTCATTAAGTTTAAACCAGAAAGTAGCATCGCATCATCTGCATACTCTAAGGTGGTCCAACATGTCAAAATAAGTTTTTTTGTGTTCCCTTAAATGAAGAGAAAAAGTCAGAATCTCTTTAAGATGCATTGTAACCACATAATTTTCTGTCAGCATTGATAACTGTccatttgatcatttttctccATCTTTAAATTTGTGCCGCATTGCCTGCTTTCTCCTTCGCCCTGCTTTTAAATGGCACGGCACAGAGACTAGACTTGACTAGAAGAGGCTCTTAATTCCTAAAATGCATCTGGAAAACCGACGATAAATATCTGTGTCCTTTGCTGAAGTCTTTTCAGCACGTGACGCAATCATAAGCGTGACATGGAGCAGATGGAACATCAATatatgatattgtttggtccagGATGCGGTTTACTGTGAGAGTCATTTGCAGTTCATGTAAGAATCACAAGGGGGTAAACTCAGTTAAATTGAGATGATTTATATTGTTTAATGTTGATGAGAAAATGAAGTAGGAGTGAaacattatattaaaaaaaaatgcagtgacgATTTGTCATCGATGAATGTCCTCTTTTCATATACGAAGGTTCATAGCAAGGTGACGTTCACGTGAGGTCATTCGAGCTTTGCTCTAGGGCCACTGAGCTGCTCAAGATCGGGACCTTTGCGGAGCGGCTTTAAAATAAGTGATTTAAATTCAGGgcataaatgaataaattataaCCTGTgcactttttgtgtgtttgactgaaCACCCCTCATTCTGCTGCTTAACACGTTTGCTCCTTTTTGACCTAACACACAGATTTACAGAGTTCAACACGCTATACTGTTTATTGCAAAATAGCCACCGTCTGCTCTTTATCGAACTTGAAATATGAGACAGAGAAATGGAATACTGTAGCCTTGATCCGTCCACATTATTTGCATTTCTTTCAGGTGGTCCTAAACTTTGGTATGCTGATGAAAGAGGTGGAGCTTCGAGGCTCTCCCTCACTCGCCATGATGCTCGTCAACAGTTTTCAGTTGCTGTATGTGGCTGACGCTCTGTGGAATGAGGTGGGACACAGATGATTTGAACATGACTTGGAAGTTTAGGCAATTAATGTTATTTCCGGACTATTGAACGCACTGGAATATAAAATGCACCCggttaattggaaaaaaaagaagaaaaaaaatgtacgtctACCATAGGCTGCAGTTGTCTTGTAGCTGCAGTTGTTCATGTTGTATGGGATATTTacacatgattttttaaaaatgttttaatgataATCATTGCGATTAACATGCACAGGTTCTGTGTataccccccccctaaaaaaaaatcacccttcaaaagcattttccccccctctgTACTCTTGCATATTAGAATGGGGATTGGCCCTTTAAATTGATTCGTTCGCCCGTAAAAATCCATAAATCAACCGCATCATTATTTAAGCTGCAGGGTTCAGTGAAAAAAGTCGCGACttagtccggaaattacggaAAGCTTCTCAGTGTCCCGTTTGTCCATACTAACAGGAGGCGGTTTTGACTACGATGGACATTGTGCATGATGGTTTTGGCTTCATGCTTGTCTTTGGTGACCTGGCCTGGGTTCCCTTCACATACAGCCTGCAGGCGGCCTTTCTGGTCGAACATCCTCAAACACTAAGTCCAATGGGAGTTGCCGCGATAATAACTTTAAACGGTAACCGCATtgttattcagtttttttttcaatgtattattgctcttcttttcattcattcattcatcttccgagccgcttgatcctcactagggtcgcggatcTTCTTTTCttaaggtaaaattaatcttgCTTGCTATTAGGTATTGGCTATTATATTTTCCGAAAATCCAACTCACAGAAGAATCAATTCCGGAGAAGCCCCACACATCCAAGTGTTTCAAGTCAGTACGAActactttattttttaagttatgaatgaatcaataaacCCTTACAGAttcatgtatatatatttcttttcttctcagTTTGAGTGAAATGATAACACAATAGAGGCTAGGGACTGATCAAGGTCGTCTGCCAGTGTGATTGCGAAATGCTCATTAACTGAAGTGATTGCGACATTCTCTCCTGCATTATCCACGGCTCCTCGCAGGGCTCGAGACCATCGCCACGGCAACAGGGAAGCGTTTGCTGGTGTCTGGTTGGTGGGGTCTCGTTCGTCATCCCAATTACTTGGGTGATCTCCTCATGGCCTTGGCTTGGTCTCTGCCTTGTGGTAAAAACACCCAATCATGCATGCACACGTTGACATTTGACACACTCACTTCACTCTGGCCACCGGCCGCATGTTTGCGTGATATTTGTACGACACCCTCATTCTGCGTTACTTCTTTGAGTTATAAGTTGATTGGTTCATTGATCTCTGGAAAATTGCATCTGAGAGATAGTtccacttttcattttttttttcgactggGTATTGGCAgtaaatatgtatatatgcaATAAATATACTTACCAGGCAAAGCTCAATAATTGTTAAAGTTCAGGAAAGTAAATGATCAACAATGAATCTTGCCCATGGCTACAATTCATAATCCAGTTATTGTAGTCCTGCAGAAGACAGTGCCACAGCTGCATCGTGGTGACACGACATCCCATTGTCAATGATTGATCCTTTCCAGTATGACAGAGTAGTGCAGTTTGCAAGCCACAGCCGTTCCCTCACTTCCTTCTATTAACTGATAAATTGTTGCGACTCATGCTAGACGCATTGACGGCCTGGTCTCATTGTTCCTGTCTAGCGCgtataaaaaattttaaaaaaggagacTGTCAGTCCTTTGTTACTGCAGACACAAACATGATGTGACTCATTGTTTCACTGCTTTTGTAACTGAGAAGTACAAAAGTTGAAGAGACAGAAATATGAATATGCGCTGGACGGGAACAACCGCCGACAGAACAAACCAAATGGATGTTCGATCGAAAACGGAAAATAAAACCCCTTTTCATGTAAAAGTGCGGAATGATGACACCCACCCACTG is a window of Hippocampus zosterae strain Florida chromosome 16, ASM2543408v3, whole genome shotgun sequence DNA encoding:
- the tm7sf2 gene encoding delta(14)-sterol reductase TM7SF2, with the protein product MRSKSRTPNGKASHNTEREFGGTLGAVCIPVLLPLTVLFLICVNRSPDAALLHWPPPVPSLDQLWNPLAPLLLLGWIALHALLYLLPLGKISEGLVLRDGTRLKYPINGFHSLCISGALLMLLLMFKAPLGHLFEMMLPLAVCAIGVSFMLSAYLYFSSFWAPPHDLALGGNTGNPLYDFFIGRELNPRIGHFDLKYFCELRPGLIGWVVLNFGMLMKEVELRGSPSLAMMLVNSFQLLYVADALWNEEAVLTTMDIVHDGFGFMLVFGDLAWVPFTYSLQAAFLVEHPQTLSPMGVAAIITLNGIGYYIFRKSNSQKNQFRRSPTHPSVSRLETIATATGKRLLVSGWWGLVRHPNYLGDLLMALAWSLPCGFSHLLPYFYVIYFTVLLIHREARDERHCRAKYGLAWETYCRRVPYRIIPYIY